The following nucleotide sequence is from Pochonia chlamydosporia 170 chromosome 4, whole genome shotgun sequence.
ATCTTGCTGGCACAGGGTGTGTGTAGCGCGATTGGCGTATCTGCTATCTTTCAGCCTGGTCTGTAGACTTCTTTTTGCAGACTTCATCAATGACATCTCGTACTGACAACCGACGTGCTACCAGCCTTGAACACCATTTCCGGGTGGTTTGATAAACGGCGCGGCGCAGCCTTTGGTATTCTGGCTACAGGATCAAGTCTTGGGGGTGTCATTTTCCCCATTATGGTCAGTCGTCTTATTGCTCaggttggctttggctgggcaATGCGAGTCTCTGCCTTTTTAATCCTTGGTCTGTTGATCGTGGCCAATTTCACTGTGAAGCAGTTTCAGCGCCCAAAAGCACGGCCTCTGTCCTTCCGGAATTTTTGCATACCATTTACCGAAATCAAATTCCTCGCGTTGACGATTGGGCTGCTTCTATTTACGTTTGGATTGTACGTTCCCATCAACTACATCCCTGTCGAAGCCGCTGCTGCAGGTATGCCACCACACCTCGTTGAATATTTGGTCCCGATTTTAAACGCGGCAAGGTATGAACATGAAAGGATTATTCGGAATGCAAATATAAACATAATCtaacaaaacaaaccagtTTATTTGGTCGCGCTGGCTCTGGATTTATTGCTGACAAAATGGGCCGCTACAATATCTTCATCATTGTATGTTACGTGACAGGTATCTGGATTCTCGCTCTCTGGATCCCGGCGGCAACCACTGCGGCCAGAGTCGCCTTCTCAGCACTATTCGGCTTCTTTTCTGGGGCCTATGTTGCCTTGATTCCAGCACTCGTGGTTCAGATATCACCATTTCCTGAGATCGGCTTTCGAACCGGGTTGGTCTTCTTCGCATGCTCATTTGGGGGGTTAACGACCAATCCCATCAGTGGTGCTCTCTTGGAACAGAGTAGTGGTTGGCTCGGCGCCAAGATATTTGCTGGtgtcttttgtcttgttggaaCCTGCTTTGTACTTGTGGCTCGAATGCACCATACAGGGATGCACATGCGATCGGTGTTTTGAGGCTCGCCAGGTAGAGTGATCCCCGATCGTGAGGGTTTGTGCAAAGACTAGTTGACCAATTGGTTGCACAGTATTGCACCGCATTATCCTCAAGTAAGAGGGCTGCTTTagaagggaagaaagaaCGTTTAACCCTAACTCTTAAAGGGAAGAGACTGCATAGTGGCTTGCAACTATTAACCTTGAGATGTTCAAACGAGCCCTTACCCAGATCAGGAAGATTAATGGCAAGAGAAATGACGGAAGGGGACTTCTAGATGATTTCTGGAGTCTATTAAACAGATACAACAAATAGACTGCATGTTAAATTACAGCCTGTGGGAAAACGCATTTGCCTACGTTAAAGTATATACTTGTACATCTTCACATATCGTAGCACAGGCTGTGGTATGCGATACCTGTTAACAGCTTGAATACTTTAAACCCCCTTACTGTAACTAACAGAAGGTTACCCTAGCAGGTAACATTAAGCTAAGGAGTACTATTTCTAGAGTAGAAATACGTGTAagaaaaaaaggaaaaaaagcAAATCACAAAGTAATTTCACGTACAGAAGTTATAAACACTTGCAAAGATACTATGTATTTTGTATTCTTCTATCATATTAAAGAAATATAATGCTTTACGGCGTTACCTGTTTTACTTCTCGTTCTTAGAACGAGAAACGTGCTCTTCAGCAAGGGTGCAAGCATCTATATAGCTATCAGTTGACAGCCGACCAAGCAGGCGGGCGATGTCAAGGAAATGCTTTGTCCACAGTACAGGGCTGCTAGGATAAACCCCAGCAGCCGACTGGGCTGCGTCCTTAATAACGTTCCATTCACGTTCCTTGATATACATAACAGTTCGTAAAGACTTTACCTCACACTCCTCTGGGGCCGTGTTATGCATCAATAGGCCG
It contains:
- a CDS encoding monocarboxylate (similar to Colletotrichum gloeosporioides Nara gc5 XP_007280234.1), with protein sequence MSHAGSLKRGSTPDLSSNNPLADGPPDGGKPATPPHIQCDPTSQQLQNDAAKTTIEAPDGGIRAWLVVLGAWCTSFCSFGWINSVGVFQEYYQTKMLQGYSASTISWIPSLQIFFMMGMYGFACSQRLTTIYKGPVIGVLYDKFGPRHLIFVGTFLHVFGLMMASISHDYYQILLAQGVCSAIGVSAIFQPALNTISGWFDKRRGAAFGILATGSSLGGVIFPIMVSRLIAQVGFGWAMRVSAFLILGLLIVANFTVKQFQRPKARPLSFRNFCIPFTEIKFLALTIGLLLFTFGLYVPINYIPVEAAAAGMPPHLVEYLVPILNAASLFGRAGSGFIADKMGRYNIFIIVCYVTGIWILALWIPAATTAARVAFSALFGFFSGAYVALIPALVVQISPFPEIGFRTGLVFFACSFGGLTTNPISGALLEQSSGWLGAKIFAGVFCLVGTCFVLVARMHHTGMHMRSVF